Proteins from one Pseudobdellovibrionaceae bacterium genomic window:
- a CDS encoding TetR/AcrR family transcriptional regulator, translated as MKTKDRILLTSIELFNRNGVVAVTTNHIAKELGMSPGNLYFHYANKEEIIRSIFKIMCAETYKLWHMKKGQQLVHPLDLIEKNFEIFWKYRFFHREMYYLRRKDAQLGRLWKAHIAKILKLMNVLYRRWLKAGWMKPIESAEEMNFIVSVLLATASTFLQFFESADRQPAKKHVELGSIYVARLLIHWTQGEMRQDFEKFIANSKVSISSSVI; from the coding sequence ATGAAGACCAAAGACCGGATCCTCCTGACATCCATCGAGCTCTTTAATCGCAATGGCGTGGTCGCCGTAACGACGAACCACATCGCCAAAGAGCTCGGCATGAGTCCTGGAAATCTGTATTTCCACTACGCGAACAAAGAGGAAATCATCCGTTCGATCTTCAAAATCATGTGCGCCGAGACCTACAAACTCTGGCACATGAAAAAGGGCCAGCAGCTCGTGCACCCGCTGGATCTCATCGAAAAGAACTTTGAAATTTTCTGGAAGTACCGTTTTTTCCACAGGGAGATGTACTATCTCCGCCGTAAAGACGCTCAGCTGGGGCGTCTTTGGAAAGCGCACATCGCGAAAATTTTGAAACTGATGAACGTCCTGTACCGTCGTTGGCTCAAAGCCGGTTGGATGAAACCGATCGAGTCGGCGGAAGAGATGAACTTCATCGTCAGCGTTCTGCTCGCGACCGCGAGCACCTTTTTGCAGTTCTTCGAAAGTGCGGATCGTCAGCCGGCGAAAAAGCACGTCGAGTTGGGCTCGATCTACGTGGCCCGCCTCCTCATCCACTGGACGCAGGGCGAAATGCGCCAGGACTTCGAAAAATTCATCGCGAATTCGAAGGTCTCGATTTCGAGCTCGGTCATTTAA
- a CDS encoding GreA/GreB family elongation factor codes for MSKAFTEEEVPVQEVFFQPRDLNTGTDNYITRQGYEHLQTQVRQLGAEHELLAASDRATDEVRLREVDHRLQLMKARLETAVIIERPQKEDGRVFFGSTVTVKDEEEDEHRYQLVGVDETDAKNGKISWISPVGKALLRAKVGDFVIVKTPRGEEELEITAVS; via the coding sequence ATGAGCAAAGCATTCACTGAAGAAGAAGTCCCGGTCCAAGAGGTTTTCTTTCAACCTCGCGATCTGAACACCGGCACCGACAATTACATCACCCGCCAAGGTTATGAGCACCTGCAGACGCAGGTCCGTCAGCTGGGCGCCGAGCACGAGCTGCTGGCGGCGTCCGATCGCGCGACCGACGAGGTGCGCCTGCGCGAAGTCGACCATCGTTTACAGTTGATGAAAGCACGGCTCGAAACGGCCGTGATTATCGAACGTCCGCAAAAAGAGGACGGACGCGTGTTCTTCGGCTCGACCGTCACCGTGAAGGACGAGGAAGAAGACGAGCACCGCTACCAACTGGTGGGCGTGGACGAAACCGACGCGAAGAACGGCAAGATCAGCTGGATCTCGCCCGTGGGGAAAGCCCTTCTTCGCGCGAAGGTCGGTGACTTCGTCATCGTCAAAACCCCGCGCGGGGAAGAAGAGCTCGAGATCACGGCGGTCAGCTAG
- a CDS encoding TraR/DksA family transcriptional regulator, with translation MDQGGEFMQQIPETLIKECRTKLLTAKMDLLNRVKESRSDLHQEDKGGDEADQTVRVLAEAEFLSMHERLRFQLTEIEAALSRIESGGFGICEETEEYIEHERLRAIPWTRLSIEGAEIRESMNKKYARS, from the coding sequence ATGGATCAAGGAGGGGAGTTTATGCAACAGATACCGGAAACGCTCATTAAAGAGTGCCGTACCAAATTGCTGACCGCAAAGATGGATCTGCTCAACCGCGTGAAGGAATCGCGCAGTGATCTCCATCAAGAAGACAAAGGCGGCGACGAAGCTGACCAGACCGTCCGCGTTCTGGCTGAAGCGGAGTTTCTGTCGATGCACGAGCGCCTTCGTTTTCAGCTGACTGAAATCGAAGCAGCCCTCAGCCGCATTGAAAGCGGTGGTTTCGGAATCTGCGAAGAGACCGAAGAATACATCGAGCACGAACGTCTTCGTGCCATCCCCTGGACACGCTTGAGCATCGAGGGCGCGGAAATCCGCGAGTCGATGAACAAGAAGTACGCCCGCTCATAA
- a CDS encoding peptide-binding protein: MVAGSAAQAAVPNEKAPVGGQFTRNLKGEPPTLHPVMSTDVYASDVQNYVMDTLASRDPQTFEYKPRMAEKWDVSKDGKVYTFILRKDLTFHDGKPVTAEDVKFSFDAIFEKAYGAAEKQVYYEGIEKVEVVDAQTVKFTLKNTYFQNFIAMAELTILPKHVYGDVDKSKKMTRELVGSGPYRLDRFDRGQRIVLKRYDKWYGFNTPEWKGSNNFETVVLRFVKEDAVSLEMAKKGDLDLEPLTPEFFEKKATGEPWGKSVFKFKVENSAPKGFGFVGWNLRNPLFQDKNTRVALAHLMNRDEMNKKFRYGYSLPATGPVYQQSEYASPKTKAIPFDVKKAQELLAKAGWKDSNKDGILDKTVDGKVQNFRFSLIHANKDAEKYWTLYKEDMKKAGVDMEIKYLEWNSFLKMLDDGNFEAVALAWSGSADWDPKQIWHSASAVPGGSNFIYYKNPKVDELIDKARMEPDKKKRIGMLRNVYEMIADDAPYAFLFNDKFAFYANSNKVEKPGDTFKYEVGHSYWWTKQK; this comes from the coding sequence ATGGTCGCGGGATCCGCTGCTCAAGCCGCTGTCCCGAATGAGAAGGCCCCGGTGGGCGGCCAATTCACACGCAACCTCAAAGGCGAACCGCCGACGCTGCATCCGGTCATGTCGACCGATGTCTACGCGAGCGATGTCCAGAACTACGTCATGGACACTCTGGCTTCACGCGATCCCCAAACTTTCGAATACAAGCCCCGCATGGCTGAAAAGTGGGACGTTTCGAAGGACGGCAAGGTCTATACCTTCATACTCCGCAAAGATCTGACCTTCCATGACGGTAAGCCCGTCACCGCGGAAGACGTGAAGTTCTCGTTCGATGCGATCTTCGAAAAGGCTTACGGCGCGGCCGAGAAGCAAGTTTACTACGAAGGCATCGAAAAAGTGGAAGTCGTCGATGCGCAAACTGTGAAGTTCACTCTGAAGAACACGTACTTCCAAAACTTCATCGCGATGGCCGAGCTGACCATCCTCCCCAAACACGTTTACGGCGATGTCGACAAGTCGAAGAAAATGACTCGTGAACTCGTCGGTTCGGGCCCCTACCGCCTGGATCGTTTCGACCGCGGTCAGCGCATCGTCCTGAAGCGCTACGACAAATGGTACGGCTTCAACACTCCCGAGTGGAAAGGTTCGAACAACTTCGAAACCGTTGTTCTGCGCTTCGTGAAAGAAGATGCCGTTTCGCTGGAGATGGCGAAGAAGGGTGACCTCGATCTCGAACCCCTGACTCCCGAATTCTTCGAGAAAAAAGCGACGGGCGAGCCCTGGGGCAAGTCGGTCTTCAAGTTCAAAGTCGAAAACTCGGCGCCCAAAGGCTTCGGTTTCGTCGGCTGGAACCTGCGTAATCCTTTGTTCCAAGATAAAAACACTCGCGTCGCCTTGGCTCACCTGATGAACCGCGACGAGATGAACAAGAAATTCCGCTACGGTTACTCGCTCCCCGCAACGGGCCCCGTGTACCAGCAGTCGGAGTACGCTTCGCCCAAAACGAAAGCGATCCCCTTCGACGTGAAGAAGGCGCAAGAGCTGCTCGCGAAAGCGGGTTGGAAAGATTCGAACAAAGACGGCATCTTGGACAAGACCGTCGACGGCAAAGTGCAGAACTTCCGGTTCTCGCTGATCCACGCCAACAAAGATGCCGAGAAGTATTGGACTCTCTACAAAGAGGACATGAAAAAAGCCGGCGTCGACATGGAGATCAAGTATCTCGAGTGGAACTCGTTCTTGAAGATGCTGGATGACGGTAACTTCGAAGCGGTGGCCCTGGCTTGGTCGGGTTCGGCGGACTGGGATCCCAAGCAGATCTGGCACTCGGCCAGCGCGGTTCCCGGCGGATCGAACTTCATCTATTACAAAAATCCGAAAGTCGATGAGCTGATCGACAAAGCTCGTATGGAGCCGGACAAGAAAAAGCGCATCGGAATGCTCCGTAACGTCTACGAGATGATCGCGGACGACGCTCCCTACGCGTTCCTGTTCAACGACAAATTCGCGTTCTATGCGAACTCGAACAAAGTTGAAAAACCGGGTGATACCTTCAAGTACGAAGTCGGCCACTCGTACTGGTGGACCAAGCAGAAGTAA